A region of Vitis vinifera cultivar Pinot Noir 40024 chromosome 13, ASM3070453v1 DNA encodes the following proteins:
- the LOC100244711 gene encoding transcription repressor OFP13: protein MGKKMKLPSLFKAKETKQPWQWPSCKHPKTLSFRAGDDMFKTVNSVFFDPTDGVETPESWFTNTSESASFSTESEEEYGVKSVEVVIRGVQSERLFFEPGNTSSILEEKAKAANEIHPFKESVVLAMESEDPYVDFRKSMEEMVESHGLKDWDCLEELLGWYLRVNGKKNHGFIVGAFVDLLVGLASCSDSTSFSSAVSSFSSPISMSSSQQLQDKDIDDKEEDEE, encoded by the coding sequence ATGGGGAAGAAAATGAAGCTCCCTTCTCTGTTCAAGGCCAAGGAAACAAAGCAGCCATGGCAATGGCCCTCGTGCAAGCACCCCAAAACCCTTTCTTTTCGAGCTGGGGACGACATGTTCAAGACCGTTAACTCAGTCTTCTTCGATCCCACTGACGGAGTGGAGACTCCTGAGTCTTGGTTCACGAACACGTCCGAGTCTGCAAGCTTCTCCACAGAGTCCGAGGAGGAGTACGGCGTGAAGTCTGTGGAGGTGGTGATACGTGGGGTGCAGTCAGAGAGGCTGTTTTTCGAGCCTGGAAACACTAGTTCAATCTTGGAGGAGAAGGCAAAGGCGGCTAATGAGATTCATCCATTCAAGGAAAGCGTGGTTTTGGCAATGGAGTCTGAGGATCCCTATGTAGATTTCAGGAAGTCAATGGAGGAGATGGTGGAGTCTCATGGGTTGAAGGATTGGGATTGTCTAGAGGAGCTCTTGGGCTGGTATCTGAGGGTGAATGGGAAGAAGAATCATGGGTTTATAGTTGGAGCCTTCGTTGATTTGCTTGTTGGTTTGGCTTCTTGTTCTGATTCCACTTCTTTCTCTTCTGCtgtctcttcattttcttctcccATTTCAATGTCTTCATCTCAACAACTTCAAGACAAGGACATTGATGATAAGGAGGAAGACGAAGAATAG